Proteins from a genomic interval of Pseudomonas paeninsulae:
- a CDS encoding RraA family protein yields the protein MSYQIAARRQVLSNEMLDAYRGIAASTIGHLGEQGYLRGIRPLFNDIRMVGNVVTVKVFSPAGSVIREALLLSEPGDVLVIECVGDDECACWGELRTLAGLIKGLAGVVVAGAVTDVSALRLHRLPIFCRGVSAFTTRSMGEAGEVNQPIKVGEIRVQPGDLAIGDDDGVFILTAQRAHELLSGLLAKEQMDQARRDEFMQKLKARRLW from the coding sequence CTGAGCTATCAGATCGCAGCACGTCGGCAGGTCTTGAGCAACGAGATGCTGGACGCCTATCGCGGCATAGCCGCCTCGACCATCGGGCACCTGGGCGAGCAGGGTTACCTGCGCGGCATCAGGCCGCTGTTCAACGACATCCGCATGGTCGGCAACGTGGTCACCGTCAAAGTATTCAGCCCCGCGGGCAGTGTTATCCGCGAAGCCCTGTTATTGAGCGAGCCGGGCGACGTGCTGGTGATCGAGTGCGTTGGCGATGATGAGTGTGCCTGCTGGGGAGAACTGCGCACCTTGGCCGGACTGATCAAGGGGCTGGCCGGGGTGGTCGTAGCGGGAGCCGTCACCGATGTCAGTGCTTTGCGTCTGCATCGTCTACCGATCTTTTGCCGCGGCGTCAGCGCGTTCACCACGCGCAGCATGGGGGAGGCGGGGGAGGTCAACCAGCCGATCAAGGTAGGTGAGATCCGTGTGCAGCCTGGGGATTTAGCCATCGGCGATGATGACGGTGTCTTTATCCTCACGGCCCAGCGGGCCCATGAACTGCTTTCTGGGTTGTTGGCGAAGGAGCA